A region from the Canis lupus baileyi chromosome 27, mCanLup2.hap1, whole genome shotgun sequence genome encodes:
- the TFIP11 gene encoding tuftelin-interacting protein 11 yields the protein MSLSHLYRDGEGHMDDDDDERENFEITDWDLQNEFNPNRQRHWQTKEEATYGVWAERDSDEERPSFGGKRARDYSAPVNFISAGLKKGAAEEAELEDSEDEEKPVKQDDFPKDFGPKKLKTGGNFKPSQKGFAGGTKSFMDFGSWERHTKGIGQKLLQKMGYVPGRGLGKNAQGIINPIEAKQRKGKGAVGAYGSERTTQSLQDFPVVDSEEEAEEEFQKELSQWRKDPSGSKKKPKYSYKTVEELKAKGRISKKLAAPQKELSQVKVIDMTGREQKVYYSYSQISHKHNVPDDGLPLPSQQPPQPGKEAKAPGFALPELEHNLQLLIDLTEQEIIQSDRQLQYERDMVVNLSHELEKMSEVLEHEERVIANLSKVLEMVEECERRLQPSCSNPLTLDECARIFETLQDKYYEEYRMSDRVDLAVAIVYPLMKEYFKEWDPLKDCAYGTQVISRWKTLLENDQLLSHGGQDLSADAFHRLIWEVWMPFVRNIVTQWQPRNCDPMVDFLDSWVHIIPVWILDNILDQLIFPKLQKEVENWNPLTDTVPIHSWVHPWLPLMQARLEPLYSPIRSKLSSALQKWHPSDSSAKLILQPWKDVFTPGSWEAFMVKNIVPKLGMCLGELVINPHQQHMDAFYWVIDWEGMISVSSLVGLLEKHFFPKWLQVLCSWLSNSPNYEEITKWYLGWKSMFSDQVLAHPSVKDKFNEALDIMNRAVSSNVGAYMQPGARENIAYLTHTERRKDFQYEAMQERREAENMAQRGIGVAASSVPMNFKDLIETKAEEHNIVFMPVIGKRHEGKQLYTFGRIVIYIDRGVVFVQGEKTWVPTSLQSLIDMAK from the exons ATGTCACTGTCCCACTTGTACCGGGATGGGGAAGGCCACAtggatgatgatgacgatgagcGGGAGAACTTTGAGATCACCGACTGGGATCTCCAGAATGAATTTAACCCCAACCGGCAGCGCCACTGGCAGACCAAGGAAGAGGCCACCTATGGAGTGTGGGCAGAGAGAGATTCAGATGAAGAGAGGCCCAGCTTTGGAGGCAAACG GGCCCGCGACTACTCTGCACCAGTCAACTTCATCAGCGCCGGTCTCAAGAAAGGGGCAGCAGAGGAGGCTGAGCTGGAAGATTCGGAAGATGAAGAGAAGCCTGTTAAACAGGATGACTTTCCTAAGGACTTCGGACCCAAGAAGTTAAAGACG GGTGGCAATTTTAAACCCAGCCAGAAAGGCTTTGCAGGAGGAACCAAGTCTTTCATGGATTTTGGCAGCTGGGAAAGACACACAAAAGGCATTGGACAGAAGCTTCTTCAGAAGATGGGCTACGTCCCTGGAAGGGGCCTGGGGAAGAACGCACAAG GTATCATTAACCCGATCGAAGCgaagcagagaaaggggaaaggtgCCGTGGGAGCTTATGGCTCAGAACGCACCACTCAGTCCCTACAAGACTTCCCCGTGGTCGActcagaagaagaagcagaagag GAGTTTCAGAAGGAGCTGAGCCAGTGGAGGAAAGACCCCAGTGGAAGCAAGAAGAAGCCCAAATACTCTTACAAGACAGTGGAAGAATTGAAGGCCAAGGGCAGGATCAGCAAGAAGCTTGCTGCCCCCCAGAAGGAGCTTTCTCAGGTCAAG GTCATCGACATGACTGGCCGGGAGCAGAAGGTCTACTACAGCTACAGCCAGATCAGCCACAAGCACAATGTCCCTGATGATGGGCTGCCACTGCCATCCCAGCAGCCGCCGCAGCCTGGCAAAGAGGCCAAGGCGCCGGGCTTCGCCCTGCCTGAGCTGGAGCACAACCTGCAGCTGCTCATTGACCTCACAGAGCAGGAGATCATCCAGAGTGACCGGCAGCTGCAGTATGAACGGGACATGGTGGTCAACCTGTCGCACGAGCTGGAGAAGATGTCAGAGGTCCTGGAGCATGAGGAGCGGGTCATTGCCAACCTCAGCAAGGTCCTGGAGATGGTGGAGGAATGTGAGCGGCGCCTGCAGCCCTCCTGCAGCAACCCCCTCACCCTGGACGAGTGTGCCCGCATCTTTGAGACCCTGCAAGACAAGTACTACGAGGAGTACAGGATGTCTGACCGCGTGGACCTGGCTGTGGCCATTGTCTACCCACTCATGAAGGAGTACTTCAAGGAGTGGGACCCGCTGAAG GACTGCGCTTACGGCACCCAGGTCATCTCCAGGTGGAAGACCCTCCTAGAGAACGACCAGCTCTTATCCCACGGCGGGCAGGACCTCTCGGCAGACGCCTTTCACAG GCTGATATGGGAAGTCTGGATGCCTTTTGTTCGAAATATCGTCACCCAGTGGCAGCCAAGGAACTGTGACCCGATGGTGGACTTTTTGGATAGTTGGGTGCACATTATTCCTGTGTGGATCTTAGATAACATTCTGGACCAGCTCATCTTCCCTAAACTGCAGAAAGAG GTGGAAAACTGGAACCCACTGACAGACACCGTGCCCATCCACTCCTGGGTCCACCCGTGGCTGCCCCTTATGCAAGCACGCCTGGAACCACTCTATTCCCCCATCCGCAGCAAGCTTTCCAGTGCCCTGCAGAAGTGGCACCCCAGCGACTCCTCTGCCAAGCTCATCCTCCAGCCTTGGAAAGATGTCTTCACCCCTGGCTCCTGGGAAGCATTCATGGTCAAGAACATAGTGCCCAAACTAG GGATGTGTCTTGGGGAGTTAGTCATTAATCCCCACCAGCAGCACATGGATGCTTTTTACTGGGTCATCGACTGGGAAGGAATGATCTCCGTGTCCAGCCTTGTGGGGCTGCTTGAGAAACACTTCTTCCCCAAGTGGCTTCAG GTACTTTGCTCTTGGCTTAGTAACAGCCCAAATTATGAGGAGATCACCAAGTGGTACCTGGGTTGGAAGTCCATGTTCTCAGACCAAGTGCTGGCACACCCATCTGTCAAGGACAAATTTAACGAAGCACTTGATATCATGAACAGGGCAGTGTCCTCCAATGTTG GTGCCTACATGCAGCCCGGAGCACGGGAGAACATAGCCTACCTCACCcacacagagaggaggaaagacttCCAGTATGAGGCCATGCAGGAGCGACGGGAGGCTGAGAACATGGCCCAGAGGGGCATTGGTGTGGCCGCCAGCTCTGTGCCCATGAACTTTAAGGATCTCATTGAGACCAAGGCCGAGGAGCACAACATCGTTTTCATGCCGGTCATCGGGAAGCGACATGAAGGGAAGCAGCTTTACACCTTTGGCCGCATCGTCATCTACATCGACCGGGGAGTCGTGTTTGTCCAGGGCGAGAAGACCTGGGTGCCCACCTCCCTGCAAAGCCTGATTGACATGGCCAAGTAG